The Candidatus Saccharibacteria bacterium oral taxon 955 DNA segment GGCAAACAGGGTACTTGAGATGGCTATGGTGGCTAGCAGAGCCCCGCGTTTCGACCGAAGTTTTGTGCGCGCAAGCATAACTGCGTAGCGTGCCCTTATCATACGATTTCTCCGTCTTTTAGAGTGATTATACGATCTGCTCGAGAAGCGATATCTAGGTTGTGTGTGACCACTACGACTGTGGTACCGTGATCGTCTCGAATTTGCCTGAATAGATCAATGATGGATTCGCTGTTTTCTGTATCTAGGTTGCCGGTTGGCTCATCTGCCAAGATGATAGAGGGGTTATTCATGAGCGCACGCGCTATTGCTGCTCGTTGAATTTGTCCTCCTGAAAGTTGACTCGGAAGATGTGACGCCCTATCGGCTAGAGATACCTTCGATAGTAGCTCAGTAACTCTTTTGTCAATCTCCTCTGGACTCTTCCTAGAGAACATAGCAGGTACGGCTAAGTTATCCTTGAGGGAGAGGAATGGTTGTAGATAAAAGGATTGAAAAACAAAACCAATAGTACGATTTCTGAGTTCGCTAAGCTTTTTGTCGCTCATGTTATTAACTCTTTGGTCATCTATATAGATATTGCCACTACTAGGAACATCTAGACAGCCCAGCAAGTGTAGTAGCGTACT contains these protein-coding regions:
- a CDS encoding ATP-binding cassette domain-containing protein, which translates into the protein MESAVETASRRHILRLENVTRTYKTNADDVVAIKNISLTIYRREVVAIVGPSGSGKSTLLHLLGCLDVPSSGNIYIDDQRVNNMSDKKLSELRNRTIGFVFQSFYLQPFLSLKDNLAVPAMFSRKSPEEIDKRVTELLSKVSLADRASHLPSQLSGGQIQRAAIARALMNNPSIILADEPTGNLDTENSESIIDLFRQIRDDHGTTVVVVTHNLDIASRADRIITLKDGEIV